From one Anguilla rostrata isolate EN2019 chromosome 12, ASM1855537v3, whole genome shotgun sequence genomic stretch:
- the LOC135236346 gene encoding extracellular calcium-sensing receptor-like — protein sequence MSAKPSFYQHGDINIGGVFAMHQIPREITIKFDTKPEHLKCSRVLLREFRLAQTMIFATEEINNRTDLLPGVSLGYKIHDSCASPIFASRAAMTMMNGYEDTLSDTSCSTPAVVPAIIGTSTSTNAIAIAGTVGLFQIPLISHFSTCACLSNRKRFPTFFRTIPSDYYQSRALAQLVKHFGWIWIGAVNSDDDYGNNGMATFTKAAEQEGICIEYSEKFHRTEPEKLLKVVDVIKRGTATVIVVFLGQSEMSPFLEQLTFQNITGFQMVGSEGWITASSLASLRSFQTLGGSIGFAVTQGKINGLQEFILKLQPSKYPNNTDVTDFWEAAFQCYLGNRDEKPHITPCTGSESLIELENEYTDASELRISNNVYKAVYAVAHSLHDVLECTPHQGCTNSVNTEPWQVLKALKKVNFTLGTGEKVSFDSNGDPVARYEVVNWQLGPDGAVKFTVVGYYDAFLPSGQQFVMRPVSMVWAGGQKEKPRSVCSESCPPGTRKAGQRGRPVCCYDCVPCAEGEISNVTDSNDCILCMEEYRSNDKKDQCVLKVVEFLSFQEMMGILLVIFSIFGACITAFVAVLFFIKKDTPIVKANNSELSFLLLFSLKLCFLCSLTFIGRPSEWSCMLRHTAFGITFVLCISCVLGKTIVVLMAFRATLPGSNVMKWFGPLQQRMSVLAFTLIQVLICVLWLTISPPFPNKNMKHYKEKIILECDVGSAVGFWAVLGYIGLLSVLCFVLAFLARKLPDNFNEAKFITFSMLIFCAVWITFIPAYVSSPGKFTVAVEIFAILASSFGLLFCIFLPKCYIILFRPEQNTRKHIMRKTDTKST from the exons ATGTCTGCCAAGCCGAGCTTCTATCAACATGGAGACATAAACATCGGCGGGGTCTTCGCCATGCACCAAATTCCCAGGGAAATAACCATCAAATTTGACACCAAACCTGAGCACCTGAAGTGTTCACG AGTTCTTTTGAGAGAATTCCGGTTGGCCCAGACCATGATCTTTGCCActgaagaaataaacaacagaactgACCTCCTCCCAGGTGTATCTCTTGGATATAAGATACACGATTCATGTGCCTCTCCAATATTCGCTTCAAGAGCAGCCATGACTATGATGAATGGTTATGAGGATACATTGTCTGACACATCATGCTCCACACCAGCAGTAGTGCCGGCCATTATCGGGACATCCACTTCTACTAATGCCATTGCAATCGCAGGAACTGTTGGATTATTTCAGATTCCACTG aTCAGTCACTTTTcaacatgtgcatgtctgagcaATAGAAAAAGGTTCCCCACATTCTTCAGAACCATTCCCAGTGACTATTACCAGAGCAGAGCACTGGCTCAGCTGGTGAAACACTTTGGCTGGATCTGGATAGGAGCAGTGAACAGTGATGATGACTACGGCAACAACGGAATGGCAACATTTACAAAAGCTGCTGAACAGGAAGGGATCTGCATTGAGTATTCTGAGAAATTTCACAGAACAGAGCCAGAGAAATTACTGAAGGTTGTAGATGTTATCAAAAGAGGCACTGCAACGGTAATTGTAGTATTCCTTGGCCAGAGTGAAATGAGCCCGTTTTTGGAGCAGCTGACCTTTCAGAATATTACTGGTTTTCAAATGGTTGGCAGTGAAGGCTGGATAACAGCAAGCAGTCTAGCGTCCCTGAGAAGTTTCCAAACACTGGGAGGATCTATTGGCTTTGCTGTCAcccaaggcaaaataaatggcttGCAGGAATTTATATTAAAACTCCAGCCTTCCAAGTACCCTAATAACACTGATGTTACAGACTTTTGGGAAGCTGCTTTTCAGTGTTATCTAGGAAATAGAGACGAAAAGCCTCACATTACCCCCTGCACTGGATCGGAGAGCTTGATTGAACTGGAAAATGAATACACTGATGCATCAGAGCTGAGAATCTCCAACAATGTTTACAAAGCAGTATACGCTGTTGCTCATTCTCTACATGACGTGCTCGAATGTACACCCCATCAAGGCTGCACAAACAGTGTGAATACAGAGCCCTGGCAG GTACTTAAGgctctgaaaaaagtaaattttACTTTGGGAACTGGAGAGAAAGTCTCTTTTGACAGTAATGGGGATCCAGTAGCCAGATATGAGGTGGTTAACTGGCAGCTTGGTCCTGATGGTGCAGTAAAGTTCACAGTGGTCGGCTACTATGATGCTTTTTTACCATCTGGGCAGCAGTTTGTGATGAGACCTGTTAGTATGGTTTGGGCAGGTGGACAAAAAGAG aaacccaggtcagtgtgcagtgagagctgtccCCCAGGCACCCGGAAGGCTGGGCAGAGAGGAAGGCCTGTCTGCTGCTATGactgtgtgccctgtgctgagGGAGAAATCAGCAATGTTACAG ATTCTAATGACTGCATTCTGTGTATGGAAGAATACAGgtcaaatgataaaaaagatcAATGTGTGTTAAAGGTTGTCGAATTTCTATCCTTTCAAGAAATGATGGGAATCctgcttgttattttttccatatttggAGCATGTATAACTGCCTTTGTGGCTGTGTTGTTCTTCATAAAGAAGGACACACCCATTGTGAAAGCCAACAACTCAGAGCTGagcttcctgctgctcttttcattgaaactgtgtttcctttgctctcttaccttcatcggccggccctctgagtggtcctgtatgctgcgccacactgcgtttgggatcacctttgtcctctgcatctcttgtgttctggggaaaacaatagtggtgttaatggcattcagggctacacttccaggcagtaatgtcatgaagtggtttgggcctctgcagcagagaatgagtgttcttgctttcactctcatacaggtccttatttgtgtgctttggttaaCTATATCCCCTCCATTCCCCAACAAGAACATGAAgcactacaaagaaaagatcattctagaatgtgatgtaggatcagcagtggggttctgggctgtgctgggttataTCGGACTCCTCTCTGtattgtgctttgttttagcttttctggCTCGTAAGCTGCCTGACAACTTCAATGAAGCCAAATTCATTacattcagcatgctcatattctgtgcagtctggatcacctttataccagcttatgtcagctcacctggaaagttcactgtagctgtggagatATTTGCAATTTTAGCATCTAGTTTTGGCTTGCTATTCTGTATCTTTCTTCcaaaatgttatataatattattcagACCTGAGCAAAATACAAGAAAGCATATAATGCGTAAAACAGACACGAAATCCACCTAA
- the LOC135236349 gene encoding extracellular calcium-sensing receptor-like, translating to MIFATEEINNRTDILPGVSLGYKIHDSCASPIFATRAAMTMMNGYEDTLSDTSCSTPAVVPAIIGTSISTNAIAIAGTVGLFQIPLISHFSTCACLSNRKRFPTFFRTIPSDYYQSRALAQLVKNFGWTWIGAVNSDDDYGNNGMATFTKAAQQEGICIEYSEKFHITEAEKLLKVVDVIKRGTAKVIVAFLGQGEMIPLLEQLAFQNITGIQMVGSEGWITSSSIASPSSFRTLGGSIGFAITQGKINGLQEFLLKLQPSNYPNNTDVTDFWEAAFQCNLRNGDEKTHITPCTGSESLIELENAYTDITELRISNNVYKAVYAVAHSLHDLLACTPHQGCTNSVNTEPWQVLRALENVNFTLGTEEKVSFDSNGDPVARYEVVNWQLGPDGAVKFRVVGDYDDSLPSGQQFVMRPVRMVWAGGQKEKPRSVCSESCPPGTRKAVQRGRPACCYDCVPCNQGEISNITDSNDCILCLEEYRSNAKRDQCVLKVVEFLSFQEMMGVMLVIFSVFGACITAFVAVLFFKKKDTPIVKSNNSELSFLLLFSLKLCFLCSLTFIGRPSEWSCMLRHTAFGITFVLCISCVLGKTIVVLMAFRATLPGSNVMKWFGPLQQRLSVLAFTLIQVLICVLWLTISPPFPNKNMKHYKEKIILECDVGSAVGFWAVLGYIGLLSILCFVLAFLARKLPDNFNEAKYITFSMLIFCAVWITFIPAYVSSPGKFTVAVEIFAILASSFGLLFCIFLPKCYIILFRPEQNTRKHIMGKTDVKSQ from the exons ATGATCTTTGCCActgaagaaataaacaacagaactgACATACTCCCAGGTGTATCTCTTGGATATAAGATACACGATTCATGTGCCTCTCCAATATTCGCTACAAGAGCAGCCATGACTATGATGAATGGTTATGAGGATACATTGTCTGACACATCATGCTCCACACCAGCAGTAGTGCCGGCCATTATCGGGACATCCATTTCTACTAATGCCATTGCAATCGCAGGAACTGTTGGATTATTTCAGATTCCACTG ATCAGTCACTTTTcaacatgtgcatgtctgagcaATAGAAAAAGGTTCCCCACATTCTTCAGAACCATTCCCAGTGACTATTACCAGAGCAGAGCACTGGCTCAGCTGGTGAAGAATTTTGGCTGGACCTGGATAGGAGCAGTGAACAGTGATGATGATTACGGAAATAATGGGATGGCCACATTTACAAAAGCTGCTCAACAGGAAGGGATCTGCATTGAGTATTCTGAAAAATTTCACATAACAGAGGCAGAGAAATTACTGAAGGTTGTAGATGTTATCAAACGAGGCACTGCAAAGGTAATTGTAGCATTCCTTGGTCAGGGTGAAATGATCCCGTTATTGGAGCAGCTGGCCTTTCAGAATATTACTGGTATTCAAATGGTTGGCAGTGAAGGCTGGATAACATCAAGCAGTATAGCATCACCAAGCAGTTTCAGAACACTGGGAGGATCTATTGGCTTTGCTATCAcccaaggcaaaataaatggcttGCAAGAATTTCTATTAAAACTTCAGCCGTCCAATTACCCAAATAACACTGATGTTACAGACTTTTGGGAAGCTGCTTTTCAGTGTAACCTCAGAAATGGAGACGAAAAGACTCACATTACTCCCTGCACTGGATCTGAGAGCTTGATTGAACTGGAAAATGCATACACTGATATAACAGAGCTGAGAATCTCCAACAATGTCTACAAAGCAGTATATGCAGTTGCTCATTCTCTACATGACCTGCTGGCATGTACACCCCATCAAGGCTGCACAAACAGTGTGAATACAGAGCCCTGGCAG GTACTAAGGGCTCTGGAAAACGTCAATTTTACATTGGGAACTGAAGAAAAGGTCTCTTTTGACAGTAATGGGGATCCAGTAGCCAGATATGAGGTGGTGAATTGGCAGCTTGGTCCTGATGGTGCAGTAAAGTTCAGAGTGGTCGGTGACTATGATGATTCTTTACCGTCTGGGCAGCAGTTTGTGATGAGACCTGTTCGTATGGTTTGGGCAGGTGGGCAAAAAGAG AAACccaggtcagtgtgcagtgagagctgtccCCCAGGCACCCGgaaggctgtgcagagaggaaggcCTGCCTGCTGCTATGATTGTGTGCCTTGCAATCAGGGAGAAATCAGCAATATTACAG ATTCTAATGACTGCATTCTGTGTCTGGAAGAATACAGGTCAAATGCTAAAAGAGATCAATGTGTGTTAAAGGTTGTCGAATTTCTATCCTTTCAAGAAATGATGGGGGTCatgcttgttattttttccgTATTTGGAGCATGTATAACTGCatttgtggctgtgctgttctttaaaaagaaagacacaCCTATTGTGAAATCCAACAACTCAGAGCTGAGtttcctgctgctcttttcattgaaactgtgtttcctttgctctcttacctTCATCGGTCGGCCCTCTGAGTGGTCCTGTATGCTGCGCCACACTGCGTTTGGGATcacctttgtcctctgcatctccTGTGTTTTGGGAAAAACaatagtggtgttaatggccttcagggctacacttccaggcagtaatgtcatgaagtggtttgggcctctgcagcagagactgagtgttcttgcgttcactctcatacaggtccttatttgtgtgctttggttaacaatatcccctccattccccaacaagaacatgaagcactacaaagaaaagatcattctagaatgtgatgtaggatcagcagtggggttctgggctgtgctgggttataTTGGGCTCCTCTCTatattgtgctttgttttagcttttctggCTCGTAAGCTGCCTGATAACTTCAATGAAGCCAAGTacatcacattcagcatgctaatattctgtgcagtctggatcacctttataccagcttatgtcagctcacctggaaaattcactgtagctgtggaaATATTTGCAATTTTAGCATCTAGTTTTGGCTTGCTGTTCTGTATCTTTCTTCCAAAatgttatataattttattcagACCTGAGCAAAATACTAGAAAACATATAATGGGTAAAACAGATGTGAAATCTCAGTGA
- the LOC135236725 gene encoding extracellular calcium-sensing receptor-like: MYLNLVHSSAGSEMCSGMDLQIILLALTVLWAAAQAPPCRLLGRAAKPSFYQHGDINIGGVFALHRIPGEISNKFDTKPEHLKCSRVILREFRLAQTMIFATEEINNRTDILPGVSLGYKIHDSCASPIFATRAAMTMMNGYEDTLSDTSCSTPAVVPAIIGTSISTNAIAIAGTVGLFQIPLISHFSTCACLSNRKRFPTFFRTIPSDYYQSRALAQLVKNFGWTWIGAVNSDDDYGNNGMATFTKAAQQEGICIEYSEKFHITEAEKLLKVVDVIKRGTAKVIVAFLGQGEMILLLEQLAFQNITGFQMVGSEGWITSSSIASPSSFRTLGGSIGFAITQGKINGLQEFLLKLQPSNYPNNTDVTDFWEAAFQCNLRNGDEKTHITPCTGSESLIELENAYTDITELRISNNVYKAVYAVAHSLHDLLACTPHQGCTNSVKTEPWQVLRALKKVNFTLGTGEKVSFDSNGDPVARYEVVNWQLGPDGAVKFRVVGYYDDSLPSGQQFVMRPVSMVWAGGQKEKPRSVCSESCPPGTRKAVQRGRPVCCYDCVPCNQGEISNITDSNDCILCLEEYRSNAKRDQCVLKVVEFLSFQEMMGGMLVIFSIFGACITAFVAVLFFKKKDTPIVKSNNSELSFLLLFSLKLCFLCSLTFIGRPSEWSCMLRHTAFGITFVLCISVFGKTIVVLMAFRATLPGSNVMKWFGPLQQRLSVLAFTLIQVLICVLWLTISPPFPNKNMKHYKEKIILECDVGSAVGFWAVLGYIGLLSILCFVLAFLARKLPDNFNEAKYITFSMLIFCAVWITFIPAYVSSPGKFTVAVEIFAILASSFGLLFCIFLPKCYIILFRPEQNTRKHIMGKTDVKSQ; encoded by the exons ATGTATTTAAACCTGGTACACAGCAGTGCTGGATCTGAGATGTGCAGTGGGATGGATCTGCAGATCATTCTGCTGGCACTAACAGTCCTCTGGGCTGCAGCACAGGCTCCACCATGCAGATTACTGGGGAGGGCAGCCAAGCCCAGCTTCTATCAACATGGAGACATCAATATCGGCGGCGTTTTCGCCTTGCACCGAATTCCCGGGGAAATAAGCAACAAATTTGACACCAAACCTGAGCACCTGAAGTGTTCACG AGTTATTTTGAGAGAATTCCGGTTGGCCCAGACCATGATCTTTGCCActgaagaaataaacaacagaactgACATCCTCCCAGGTGTATCTCTTGGATATAAGATACACGATTCATGTGCCTCTCCAATATTCGCTACAAGAGCAGCCATGACTATGATGAATGGTTATGAGGATACATTGTCTGACACATCATGCTCCACACCAGCAGTAGTGCCGGCCATTATCGGGACATCCATTTCTACTAATGCCATTGCAATCGCAGGAACTGTTGGATTATTTCAGATTCCACTG ATCAGTCACTTTTcaacatgtgcatgtctgagcaATAGAAAAAGGTTCCCCACATTCTTCAGAACCATTCCCAGTGACTATTACCAGAGCAGAGCACTGGCTCAGCTGGTGAAGAATTTTGGCTGGACCTGGATAGGAGCAGTGAACAGTGATGATGATTACGGAAATAATGGGATGGCCACATTTACAAAAGCTGCTCAACAGGAAGGGATCTGCATTGAGTATTCTGAAAAATTTCACATAACAGAGGCAGAGAAATTACTGAAGGTTGTAGATGTTATCAAAAGAGGCACTGCAAAGGTAATTGTAGCATTCCTTGGTCAGGGTGAAATGATCCTGTTATTGGAGCAGCTGGCCTTTCAGAATATTACTGGTTTTCAAATGGTTGGCAGCGAAGGCTGGATAACATCAAGCAGTATAGCATCACCAAGCAGTTTCAGAACACTGGGAGGATCTATTGGCTTTGCTATCAcccaaggcaaaataaatggcttGCAAGAATTTCTATTAAAACTTCAGCCGTCCAATTACCCAAATAACACTGATGTTACAGACTTTTGGGAAGCTGCTTTTCAGTGTAACCTCAGAAATGGAGACGAAAAGACTCACATTACTCCCTGCACTGGATCTGAGAGCTTGATTGAACTGGAAAATGCATACACTGATATAACAGAGCTGAGAATCTCCAACAATGTTTACAAAGCAGTATATGCAGTTGCTCATTCTCTACATGACCTGCTGGCATGTACACCCCATCAAGGCTGCACAAACAGTGTGAAAACAGAGCCCTGGCAG GTACTTAGGGCTCTGAAAAAAGTCAATTTTACTTTGGGAACTGGAGAAAAAGTCTCTTTTGATAGTAATGGGGATCCGGTAGCCAGATATGAGGTGGTGAATTGGCAGCTTGGTCCTGATGGTGCAGTAAAGTTCAGAGTGGTCGGCTACTATGATGATTCTTTACCGTCTGGGCAGCAGTTTGTGATGAGACCTGTTAGTATGGTTTGGGCAGGTGGGCAAAAAGAG AAACccaggtcagtgtgcagtgagagctgtccCCCAGGCACCCGgaaggctgtgcagagaggaaggcCTGTCTGTTGCTATGATTGTGTGCCTTGCAATCAGGGAGAAATCAGCAATATTACAG ATTCTAATGACTGCATTCTGTGTCTGGAAGAATACAGGTCAAATGCTAAAAGAGATCAATGTGTGTTAAAGGTTGTCGAATTTCTATCCTTTCAAGAAATGATGGGGGGCatgcttgttattttttccatatttggAGCATGTATAACTGCatttgtggctgtgctgttctttaaaaagaaagacacaCCTATTGTGAAATCCAACAACTCAGAGCTGAGtttcctgctgctcttttcattgaaactgtgtttcctttgctctcttaccttcatcggccggccctctgagtggtcctgtatgctgcgccacactgcgtttgggatcacctttgtcctctgcatctctGTGTTTGGGAAAACaatagtggtgttaatggccttcagggctacacttccaggcagtaatgtcatgaagtggtttgggcctctgcagcagagactgagtgttcttgctttcactctcatacaggtccttatttgtgtgctttggttaacaatatcccctccattccccaacaagaacatgaagcactacaaagaaaagatcattctagaatgtgatgtaggatcagcagtggggttctgggctgtgctgggttataTTGGTCTCCTCTCTatattgtgctttgttttagcttttctggCTCGTAAGCTGCCTGATAACTTCAATGAAGCCAAGTacatcacattcagcatgctcatattctgtgcagtctggatcacCTTCATACCAGCTTATGTCAGCTCACCTGGAaagttcactgtagctgtggaaATATTTGCAATTTTAGCATCTAGTTTTGGCTTGCTGTTCTGTATCTTTCTTCCAAAatgttatataattttattcagACCTGAGCAAAATACTAGAAAACATATAATGGGTAAAACAGATGTGAAATCTCAGTGA
- the LOC135236659 gene encoding extracellular calcium-sensing receptor-like: protein MYLNLVHSSAGSEMCSGMALQIILLALTVLWAAAQTPPCRILGRAAKPSFYQHGDINIGGVFSLHYIPLDMTIEFNAKPEPLRCPRVDFIELQAAQTMIFAIEEINNRTDVLPGVSLGYKIYDSCVSGAYSIQSAMALMNGYEETLTDTSCSTPAVVQAIIGDSGSTNTMAIAATVGLFQIPVISHFATCACLSNRKRFSTFFRTIPSDYYQSRALAQLVKHFGWTWIGAVRSDSDYGNNGMATFIKAAEQEGICIEYSEKFHRTELKKLLKVVDVIKRGTAKVIVAFLSEGEMIKLLEQLTLQNITGLQMVGSESWMTSSSLVTPTTFRILGGSIGFAVTKAKINGFKEFLLKLHPSQYQNNTVVIDFWENVFQCSLTNENNVPHMNPCTGSESLIELENEYTDVSELRISSNVYKAVYAVAHSLHGLLACTPHQGCTSSVKTEPWQVIKAMKKVNFTLGTGEKVSFDSNGDPAARYEVVNWQLGPDGAVKFKVVGYYDASLPVGQQFVMSPVTMVWAGGQKQKSRSACSESCPPGTRKAVQRGRPVCCYDCVPCAEGEISNTTDSNNCIQCTEEYWSNAKRDQCVLKAVEFLSFHEIMGIVLALFSIFGACVTAFVAVWFYIKKDTPIVKANNSELSFLLLFSLKLCFLCSLTFIGRPSEWSCMLRHTAFGITFVLCISCVLGKTIVVLMAFRATLPGSNVMKWFGPPQQRLSVLAFTLIQVLICVLWLTIFPPFPNKNMKHYKEKIILECDVGSALGFWAVLGYIGLLSMLCFVLAFLARKLPDNFNEAKFITFSMLIFCAVWITFIPAYVSSPGKLTVAVEIFAILASSFGLLFCIFLPKCYIILFRPEQNTRKHIMGKTDVKSI from the exons ATGTATTTAAACCTGGTACACAGCAGTGCTGGATCTGAGATGTGCAGTGGGATGGCACTGCAGATCATTCTGCTGGCACTAACAGTCCTCTGGGCTGCAGCACAGACTCCACCATGCAGAATACTGGGGAGGGCAGCCAAGCCCAGCTTCTATCAACATGGAGACATCAACATCGGCGGGGTCTTCTCCCTGCATTATATTCCTTTGGACATGACCATCGAATTTAATGCCAAACCAGAACCACTCAGATGCCCTCG AGTTGACTTCATAGAACTCCAGGCGGCCCAGACTATGATCTTCGCCAttgaagaaataaacaacagaactgACGTCCTCCCAGGAGTGTCTCttggatataaaatatatgacaGCTGTGTCTCTGGAGCATATTCCATACAATCAGCCATGGCTCTGATGAATGGTTATGAGGAAACACTGACCGACACATCCTGCTCCACACCAGCCGTAGTGCAGGCCATCATTGGAGATTCCGGATCTACAAACACTATGGCAATTGCTGCAACAGTAGGATTATTTCAGATTCCAGTG aTCAGTCATTTTgcaacatgtgcatgtctgagcaATAGAAAAAGGTTCTCCACATTCTTCAGAACCATTCCCAGTGACTATTATCAGAGCAGAGCACTGGCTCAGCTGGTGAAGCACTTCGGATGGACCTGGATAGGAGCAGTGAGAAGTGACAGTGACTATGGCAACAACGGGATGGCCACATTTATAAAAGCTGCTGAACAGGAAGGGATCTGCATTGAGTATTCAGAGAAATTTCACAGAACAGAACTGAAGAAATTACTGAAGGTTGTAGATGTTATCAAAAGAGGTACTGCAAAGGTAATTGTAGCCTTTCTTAGTGAGGGTGAAATGATCAAGTTACTGGAGCAGCTGACACTTCAGAATATTACAGGTCTCCAAATGGTTGGCAGTGAAAGCTGGATGACATCAAGCAGTTTAGTAACACCTACAACTTTCAGAATACTGGGAGGGTCTATTGGCTTTGCTGTTAccaaagccaaaataaatggctTCAAAGAGTTTTTGTTGAAACTTCACCCATCTCAGTACCAAAATAATACTGTTGTCATTGACTTTtgggaaaatgtgtttcaatgttcactaacaaatgaaaacaacgTACCTCACATGAATCCCTGCACTGGATCTGAGAGCTTAATTGAACTGGAAAATGAATACACTGATGTATCAGAGCTGAGAATCTCCAGCAATGTTTACAAAGCAGTATATGCTGTTGCTCATTCTCTACATGGCTTATTGGCATGTACACCCCATCAAGGCTGCACAAGCAGTGTGAAAACAGAGCCCTggcag gTAATTAAGGCTATGAAAAAAGTCAATTTCACTTTGGGAACTGGAGAGAAAGTCTCTTTTGACAGTAATGGAGATCCAGCGGCAAGATATGAGGTGGTGAACTGGCAGCTTGGTCCTGATGGTGCAGTAAAGTTCAAGGTGGTTGGCTACTACGATGCCTCGTTACCAGTTGGGCAGCAGTTTGTGATGAGCCCTGTTACTATGGTGTGGGCAGGCGGGCAAAAACAG AAATCCAGGTCAGCgtgcagtgagagctgtccCCCAGGCACCCGgaaggctgtgcagagaggaaggcCTGTCTGCTGCTATGACTGTGTGCCCTGCGCTGAGGGAGAAATCAGCAATACCACAG ATTCTAATAACTGTATTCAGTGTACAGAAGAATACTGGTCTAATGCTAAAAGAGATCAATGTGTTTTAAAGGCTGTCgaatttctgtcatttcatGAAATTATGGGAATCGTGCTTGCTCTTTTTTCTATATTTGGAGCATGTGTTACTGCATTTGTGGCTGTATGGTTCTATATAAAGAAGGACACACCCATTGTGAAAGCCAACAACTCAGAGCTGagcttcctgctgctcttttcattgaaactgtgtttcctttgctctcttacctTCATCGGCCGGCCCTCTGAGTGGTCCTGTATGTTGCGCCACACTGCGTTTGGGATcacctttgtcctctgcatctcttgtgttctgggaaaaacaatagtggtgttaatggccttcagggctacacttccaggcagtaatgtcatgaagtggtttgggcctccccagcagagactgagtgttcttgctttcactctcatacaggtccttatttgtgtgctttggttgACAATATTCCCTCCTTTCCCCAACAAGAACATGAAgcactacaaagaaaagatcattctagaatgtgatgtaggatcagcactggggttctgggctgtgctgggttataTTGGGCTCCTCTctatgttgtgttttgttttagcttttctggCTCGTAAGCTGCCTGACAACTTCAATGAAGccaaattcatcacattcagcatgctcatattctgtgcagtctggatcacCTTTATACCAGCTTATGTCAGTTCACCTGGAAAGTTAACTGTAGCTGTGGAGATATTTGCAATTTTAGCATCTAGTTTTGGCTTGCTATTCTGTATCTTTCTTCcaaaatgttatataatattattcagACCTGAACAAAATACAAGAAAGCATATAATGGGTAAAACAGATGTGAAATCCATCTAA